From Phaenicophaeus curvirostris isolate KB17595 chromosome 2, BPBGC_Pcur_1.0, whole genome shotgun sequence:
tggcttgtatcggaaacggtgtgaccagcaggtccagggaggttattctgctcTTGTACTCAACACTGGAGAGGCTGCAccctgaatcctgtgttcagttctgggcccctcaccccaagaaggatgttgaggctctggagcgagtccagagaagagcaacgaagctggtgaaggggctggagaacaggccttatgaggagcggctgagagagctggggttttttagcctgcaggaggctgaggggagacctcattgctccatCTAaggacctgaaaggaggttatggggAGGACGGAGCTGGCCCAGAGCGGTACCGCCCGCTAGGAAGGGGaaggcgccgccgccccgcctcccgccccgcgtgggccccgccccctccccgccccgcgtTGCgatggcggcgggcggcgggcggtTCTTTTGCACGGcgggcagggggctggagcccTTCTTGGAGCGGGAGGTGCGGGCGCGGCTCGGCGCCTCCGAGGTGAGGGCCGGgcggggaggagaaggggaggggagggaagggaggagaggcgGGTGGCCGGCGCAGGGGTGGGACGTGTCCCCTCGGCCCCCGCGGGGTCGGGGGCGGCGCTGCCTCCCCCGCGACGGGGCCAGAaggggccggggggaggcgAGAGGGAGCGAGGGAGGCGAGAGGGGACCGGCTGGGGCGAAGGGGGGGCCCGCGCTGGAGGGGCGGCTGCTCGCCCCGAGCGTGCTGGGTGGGTTGAATTTGGGAGATGACAGGTCGCCGTCGGCTTTGAGGATCAAGTTTAGCCGTGGTTCTAACCGAGAAAAGACGCagcttccccccagccccctgtgccTTGACCGGTTTTGAGGTTTTGCAGCGAATTGGCCTCTGTATTCCTCGTGCGTCCCTCGTCACAGCTGGGTCAGGAGAACTACCCCCAGGCGTGAGTTCAGGCTTCAGACCTTGCAGGACCGAAGTCAGCTCGATGAATAGGGAAGAgatatttcctttcagaaagaacaaactggTGAACTTTAGTCTGAGCTTAATCGATGCGCGTCTTTGATTCTTGGGAAGTGTCCCCTGTCTCTAATCCTGGACCCAGAGGGgccagggtggagaagggccaggggaggaggggggaccCGGGGTTGAGGGGCTGCTGCTCGCCCCAAATGTGCGTTTGTTTGGGGTGGCCAGCTGCACATCTCCCTGCCACGATCGGAGCTTgtgtttccctggaggtggtcagcGTCCCTGGAAAGGtcttcttcagcacagaggcaaagctgGCTGAGCTGAGGGAGCTCCGGTCTGGAGAGCGGCTGTTCCTGCGGCTCCACAAACAGCCCCCGCTCCCCGTTTCTAGGGAGAAAGGTAAGGCTGGCACCAGCTCCTTCTCTCGGGTGTACTTGGAATCGTGAACCCCGGTGGGAGTCATACAATCATAAAACAAtatgggctggaagggaccttaaagatcatctagttccaacccccatgccctgagcagggacatcccactagatcaggctgcccaaggccccatccagcctggccttgaacacctccagggatggaggactTGATTCTGAGCTGAATCACTGTGTGTCTTTGATTCTTGGAAAGTATCCCACGTCTCTAATCCTGGACCAAGTGCTTTCTGGGGAGGATGGCATGGTTGGCTGgccctctgtccctgggaatgGTCCAGTTTTTTTAGAGCTGCTGAATTCTTCTGCAGAATACAATCCTTGCACAATTTCATCttggttctgcagagcttctAATCAGAGGGATGCCTTGGTCTCTGCTGGTGGCATGTGTGGGTACTGAGAGCTCGGTTGTGCCTGTGATGGCAgtgatgcctgctgctgtggttcctggattcacacacaaacaaaatttgaacaccgtctgttaacagctgttctcaatctgtaggaaaatcaaattctgaGACTGTAGTACTTAAgctgaaactactttttcttccagggaagATGCTGCATGAGATTAAAAGCCTTGTCACTGAGGAACCAAAGTCTTGGCTGGATGTAATCTCTACTTGGAGGAACCTTCGTGGGtgcgaggggaaaaaagatgtgcTTCCAGAAAACAGGTTGCCTctcaagagaaaatcagaagaagagacaaatattgtaactaaaaggcagaaagcagaacaagtgAGAGAGCCTGAGGAATGtcaggcagaagatggagagagtTATATGGTACCTGAGAGAAAGAGCGACCAGAACTGTGGGACTGAAAGCCAGGCTTCCTTAGAAGacctttccaaaagcagcaaagaggaagctgttgcaaatgaggaatttggcttcagtttcagagtttcttgtCGCTGTAGTGGAGCAATTGCCAAAATACTTACTTCGCAGGTATGCTCaagtatctctgttttaaagtaatttaccaaaggggaagggagatgtGTAGTTTCGTTTGtcatttcagttgtgttgtatgttttagaataataaactgctggaggtttttctgtattttctcaaccAAGCCCTTaatctgcatttgttttaaataagtagaaatGCTAGGGTTGCTGTTAATTTCTGGGCTCTGTTACCCTGAGTATTTTTCAAATCAGTGCCTTTTATTGAGGATAAGTTGAGGTACTTGGGCTTGTGGAGCTTGAGAAGTGATCTGATACTAGCTTACAGCTACTTAAAAGGGCCCTTGCAAGGACTGTGGAGCCAAACTCCTCTCAGTTGTGGCAGAGGGTGTAAAAGAAAGGCACAGGCCAGAACTTGCGGGTCGGTGGGCTCTGACTGGGTATTGGGGAGTGTTTGTTCCCTAGGAGGGCAGTGCAGGCCTGGGAGGTGTCACAGGGAGTGGATCTTGGCCCTGGGAGAGAGTAGTGGCGTAGAGGACTTCCAGGGGCCCTTTCCATCTAGCACTGATCCCATCTGTAATAACTTTCtgctgtgaggggaaaaaaaataaacaaagctctGTGTTGTTTCAATTTATGTAGATTTCTCTTACTTGAAGACAGCAGTGGtttaactagattttttttttttttcttgctgaagcTAGGAACGTGGGCAGGTGGGACGCGTGAGCCTGCCAACATGAATGTTTGCTTAAATTTGTGTCATGTTTCAACTCTTGCACTCTGAAAGTAGTGAGAGCTTTCTAGATGCCATAGAAGCATTAAAATTGTGAGTAGCAGTTGCGTGTTTGGAGATTTCCTCCTGGGTGATCTAGTTTATGtccatcagaaatatttttagtgcatGTTCTATAATTCCAAAAGTGATGACAGCTTTTATTGTAGCTTGGGCGGGACTTAAACTTCAGCCTCTCACACTCCAGCTAAGCGATAATCCCTTTGTCCTTTGGTGTGTTTGCTCTACTCCCTGTGTCCTGTTGTCCGTTTTTGGGGCTTTGTAGGAATTAATCTCATAGGGATAAAGAGAGGCCCGTTCTTTTGGCAGGTACTTGAGGATTGTGCAGTTGAGGCTGAAATGGgtagtttttttaaatctgttggTTTTACTGCCCGTGTCTGTTCTTCCCCCTTGCAGGAGATCGGAAGAGCCGTTGGCATAGCGCTCATGAAGCAGTTTGGGTGGCGGGCTGATCTGCGGAACCCTGATCTAGAGGTAGTAGTGCTTGTCTGCTAGATGGCTTCTTGCTTCTTCCAGAATTGCTCGCaatatctttcattttgttctttgctcCCTTTGCACATGGGATGGTggcctctctctgtctttctgctgctgaatttaGAAATCATTGGGTAGCACTGAGCTAAAGTTTTCAGTAGACACTGTGTGAGTGCCTTCCCGAGCACTTAAATACTGGAATGGCCAGCATGGCCCCCCTCTGAGGGGAAGGATCCATGCAGGTGATGGTTCAGGATCTGGCCTGCTTGCAAAGTGCTGAACTCTGTGTTGAAAGCAGAGGTCCCCTGAGCTGTTGAGCAGGTAGTTTAGCCTCTACAGGGGAAGAGAGTGAGCGGGGAGGTTGTGTTCTTGAAGAACTTGAGAATGCCATTGATGGAAGAGCCTCCTCCCAGGGCTCGTCCCTCAAAGTAGCCTGCTTTAGGCATCCTCCATGGTGCAGGCTGTGTGGAGATCTTGGAAAGGTTTCATTGCCCTTGGCaagctgtttcttcatttctgtgcttggcctgtggaagctgctctcagcaCCGGTGCTGGGAGGTCTGAAACCATCTCTAAAAGCTCTGAGCTCATCTACTGGCTCTGTTTTTTATCGGCTGTGCATCAAATACGGCCTTGTTGAGCCTGAAGTGGGGCTTTTGTTCTTGTCCAGATTTTTGCTATGAAACCATTTAAGTGCTGAGCACTGAGATACTTCAAAAGCATCATGGCTCTCTTAGGGCTCCATGGGGAGGGACTACAGTCATGCCAAATCTGTTGGGGAGCTCACTTGTCTTTTAAGATGCTTTCTGTAGGACAGGAGggcattttcttcagctgcctATACTTCTGTAAGGATTACTCAGTTTTGCCTCCATCTGAAATGCCCCAAAAAATAAGCGTGTGTGTGGGAATAGCTGAGCGCTGGGATGCTCTCTTCAAGGAGGCATTCTGATAATTTAGTGTGCTTTCTTCCAATTAATCTAATTGTCCAAAgtgtatatttttgttcttaaaactaGGATAAGAAGTTTGTAGAAACATCTTCTGTGTCTGGTTTAAATGAGTTAAAGCTATTGATGTGTCAGATGGAGAgtttcaaatgtaatttttttcccctctttcaggtcTTTGTCCGTCTTAATGACATTCACTCTGTGGTGGGGATTCCCCTTTTCAGGTGGGCGTCCTCCTCATCAGATTTGTTTTGTCAGTATCAGAACAGGCATAATTTCTAAATAGTCTTGCTGTTGACTGTGAGCGTTTATCTTCTGGTTTGATATTCACTGGACTGTCGTGTTAGTCTTGTGTTCTGTGTGGAGCTTATCTGCGCTTGTAGGGCAGACTTTGTGATGAGTTATGGATAAAAGCAAGCTGTCGTTTGTGTCTGTCTGCAGATCTGTCCAGGtcatttattctttcatatTACATGGGCTTTTCTGGGTGGTTGTGCTGTTGCCTAACATTGATTttttgctgcctgcaggcttCCGTTGGCAAACAGACAGTATATCAAAACAGCAGGGCTGCGGTCAACAGTTGCATGGGCCATGGCATCTCTGGCTGAAATCAGGGTAAGCCAAATGTTCATGGCAAAGCTGTAGAGTCCCAAATGATGGAGGGGTTGCTGCTTAtgggggcaggagcagggagcttTGAAGAAGTGTGGTGATTGTAGTGTCCCATGCTCTAAGACATGAATGAGGAAAAGGATTCACAGTTTTTTTCACTGTCCAGGCttcaaattttgtttgggttgctCTTCCGAGGGGAAAATAGAAGCGAGTGTGATATTTTCCACAGATTAATTTGGTACCAATATCTGTCTGCAGTCCACTTTTAGTCTTTTCCACTAAACATCACCTCAGGGCTACATACATCGATGCATTGTCTCTAGTGAAACTACTAATGTGTTTTGCTATGTTCTCTTGCAAGCCAGTTGGGCCTGGAAAaccagtaattatttttacttacacTGCACAGTGGGAATACCTAGGTGATCCATACGTCAGTAGTAAACTTTGTCCTGGGAGAGGAGTTTGTCTTGCTTGAGATACAATAACCCCTTTATTTTTGCAGGCAGGTGCCTTTGTGCTGGATCCCATGTGTGGGCTGGGAACGATACTTCTGGAAGCTGCTAAAGAGTGGCCTGTGAGTATCACAGTAGCAACAGGCAGGACCTTGTAGTTCCATCGGGAAAAAATGTGTGCAACCATTATACCAAAGTGCGTTACTGAAAAGCTAGAACCAAACCGGTCCTTCTGTGCCGTTGTTGAGAGTGTTTTAGGACAAACATTGCTCCGCAGGAAGCACAGGGTTTGTGCAAGACTGGCGTGGACTTCTAAAAGTGCCTCGACTTATCCTGGGATCAGAGGTGTCAGTGGGACAGTACAGCCAGTTTCCACTATTAGAGGCAGCATGGCTGTTTGTAGCCATCTGGGGTCTTGCTGTTAGTACAGAGCCTAAATGTTTCTGTAAGTCACAAGTGTCTTGAGCAGAGCAGAATACGGAAGGAGTCAAGAGTGCTCAAACTTCACCCAGTTCTCTGTCCTCTGAGTCTATGTATTGCTCTGTGGAATGGTAGTAGATCTCCCAGCAAGGGGTTTATCTTGGGAGAGGTGTGCAACAAGACAGTTCTGAGAagcctttctaaaataaatacacctGGTTCCCGTCCAagtgacttttctctttttctctgaacagGAAGCGTGTTACTGGGGTGCTGATCTAAGTGATTCACAGTTAGAAGGTGCAGATGAGAATCTTAGGACTGCAGGCTTGATGGATAAGATTGAGTTGCTTAAAGCTTCTGTGAAAGGTATGGCTGTAGGCTTTCCAAGTGATACatgttggaaatattttgtagttttaGGATTACGCAGGTAACATAGGATCTCTTGAGGTTACGTGTAGTAGAGCTACCTCTTAATAAAAGAGCCAAGTAGTGACTGTAGTTCTAGAGAATGGataattttttgctttcccctccctgcctcctgctcccaggAACTTTGGTGAGAATATACTCAGCAgaagacaatgaaaataataattgtcaGACATGGGCAGTAGTTGTCTGTCTGAATGGTAAAGTTTTGAATGCCACAGAGAGTACATACTATATAAGAATTCTTTGTCTTATGGGAAAACAGCAAGGACAGACAAAAAGTGGTTTGTAACTTCAATTTACCAGATAAGTAATTGCATTAAGATCAGCTAATTCGTTGATGTTTTGCAGTACGAGTATCTTAAATGACGATGCCTTTCTCCTGGAAGACTCTCTCCTGCTCATGCTCTCACTTCATAAGTTAATCAGGGGAGAACATAATAATTTAATGACCTTACTCTGGACCTCAAAGCCTGAATCTAAATTAGTCATTTATGAAATTTACACCAGACGAGAGCTGGGTGTTCTTCCCTGTGCACGGGTGATGAAGcgttcatattttttaaacttgcaATGTATTTCTTATCAGAACTGTAAGAAATATTATGTGTTTTTTGTAAGAACATATatagctttatttcttctttaaaagctgTGATTGTGCTGAGCTTCTAGGGTAACGGACAGTACTTTGATGTCAGGCTTTTCTAATACTGAACAAGTAACTGGTGTCTTTGTCACTGATCAGATGCTGTTATTTCTGCATGTGTTGAAGGACTGTAGGTAACTTGTCCTTCCATTTGTAGAtaaaattgttctaaaattgTTGTGCTGCAAGTGTTGCTCCAAGGATGGTCCAAGAAACATCTCCTGCCAGTTCTGGAAAGGCTGGCATAGAATCACGACAGGATTTAGGTGAGAAGGGACTGCTGGAGCTCTTTAGTCCTGTCATCTGCTGGGAATGAGGCTAACCCTAAAGCTGGGTCAGGTtgctgagggcattgtccagtCGAGTTCTGAGCATCCTGAGAGATGGAGAATCCATAGTCTCATTGTTTGGCAAGCTGGCAAAGCCCTGTCTGGCCGGCGTAGCCTGGTATATGGCCAACCTTCATCACCACAAGGGTGCAGTGCTGCCTCATGGTCACAACAACGGACTGTTGTAGGATGCAGAAACTCTGGGAAGGTACTTCAATGACTCAAGCTCCAACAGAACCTAGGCGATTCTGATTGGAGAAAACGGGGATagagaagaatttaaaatgtgGTTCGTTGCCATTCATACATGTACTTAGTGTAAAATGCTTGCAAGCTTAgttcttcttttgtgtttttgcTTGTAAAGATTCCCTTGtgttgagaagcagcagctgatttgGACCCATGCAGTCCCTTGTTTGTAGAGTCTTGTTATGGAGCAAACATATCCCCACTAACTAGGAGTCTGTGAGCTAACCCACACACTCATGCATTTGTCTCTTCTCGGTCTGCATTGGGTTGGTGGCTTTGTGATGCCATTTGTGAGGAAAGGTACAGAAGGAGCCATGAGTCTGGGTGCATAACCCGCAAAAGCGTTGGCAGGCAGTTTTGTAAGGTGCTTGAGGGCATAGCTGCTGCTCGTTTTCCACACAGGACGATTTAAAGACCTGCCTTTATTCTGCAGCATTGCCGTTGCCTTCAGAAAGCTTTGATGCTGTGATTGCGGATATTCCGTTTGGGAAGAAGTTCAAGATAACAAAAGTCTTTCAGCTCCTTCCAGATA
This genomic window contains:
- the LOC138718350 gene encoding THUMP domain-containing protein 2-like isoform X1, translating into MAAGGGRFFCTAGRGLEPFLEREVRARLGASEVVSVPGKVFFSTEAKLAELRELRSGERLFLRLHKQPPLPVSREKGKMLHEIKSLVTEEPKSWLDVISTWRNLRGCEGKKDVLPENRLPLKRKSEEETNIVTKRQKAEQVREPEECQAEDGESYMVPERKSDQNCGTESQASLEDLSKSSKEEAVANEEFGFSFRVSCRCSGAIAKILTSQEIGRAVGIALMKQFGWRADLRNPDLEVFVRLNDIHSVVGIPLFRLPLANRQYIKTAGLRSTVAWAMASLAEIRAGAFVLDPMCGLGTILLEAAKEWPEACYWGADLSDSQLEGADENLRTAGLMDKIELLKASVKALPLPSESFDAVIADIPFGKKFKITKVFQLLPDILQEMERVLRVGGTIVLLLSQDLHKRIDGVAKHAKSDSPIVFSDGAREAAIAKALNVDGNASSSVNGVEEASVSSRQTRFGSLVPDGVYGVSLGKTDAFIHKYRKICTAGNR
- the LOC138718350 gene encoding THUMP domain-containing protein 2-like isoform X2, with the protein product MLHEIKSLVTEEPKSWLDVISTWRNLRGCEGKKDVLPENRLPLKRKSEEETNIVTKRQKAEQVREPEECQAEDGESYMVPERKSDQNCGTESQASLEDLSKSSKEEAVANEEFGFSFRVSCRCSGAIAKILTSQEIGRAVGIALMKQFGWRADLRNPDLEVFVRLNDIHSVVGIPLFRLPLANRQYIKTAGLRSTVAWAMASLAEIRAGAFVLDPMCGLGTILLEAAKEWPEACYWGADLSDSQLEGADENLRTAGLMDKIELLKASVKALPLPSESFDAVIADIPFGKKFKITKVFQLLPDILQEMERVLRVGGTIVLLLSQDLHKRIDGVAKHAKSDSPIVFSDGAREAAIAKALNVDGNASSSVNGVEEASVSSRQTRFGSLVPDGVYGVSLGKTDAFIHKYRKICTAGNR